In a single window of the Deinococcus yavapaiensis KR-236 genome:
- a CDS encoding glucose-1-phosphate adenylyltransferase family protein, translating into MTTRVRGRRVLTLILAGGKGSRLGSLTKYRAKPVLPFGGTYRLIDFALSNCVHSGLSDVWVLEQYELHTLNAHLANGRPWDLDRTRGGVQVLPPFTSDGSDDARLASGNAHALHVNAPLLREYRPDVVVVLSADHVYRLDLADVISHHLDKNASVTMVTTSVPEGETAHRFGNVVLDDERRVTEFAYKPDEPISDVVTTEVFVYDAPHLFETLDRLAAAGELTDFGHELVPALVSEGRAFAYPFEGYWRDVGTLDAYWEAHQQLLAGKLPPLDDPAWPTLTYHAPRSAARLEKGAVVEDSLVSLGCRVAGRVERSVLSPGVVVEAGAVVTDSVLLNDVTVRANAKVERAVVDEGATIDPNASVGTPHEVTLVPAHTHVEAGEQLEGDDLPTEQAPRRLNLR; encoded by the coding sequence ATGACGACTCGTGTACGAGGTCGCCGCGTCCTCACCCTCATCCTCGCGGGCGGAAAAGGCTCGCGGCTCGGAAGCTTGACGAAGTACCGAGCCAAGCCCGTCCTTCCCTTCGGCGGCACGTACCGCCTCATCGACTTCGCCCTCTCGAACTGCGTTCACTCGGGATTGTCGGACGTGTGGGTGCTCGAGCAGTACGAACTGCACACTCTCAACGCGCACCTCGCCAACGGACGGCCTTGGGACTTGGACCGAACGCGCGGCGGCGTTCAGGTTCTGCCGCCCTTCACGAGCGACGGTAGCGACGACGCGCGCCTCGCTTCCGGCAACGCGCACGCCCTTCACGTCAACGCGCCCCTGCTGCGAGAGTACCGCCCCGACGTCGTGGTCGTGCTGTCGGCCGATCACGTCTACCGACTCGACCTCGCCGACGTGATTTCTCACCACCTCGACAAGAACGCTTCGGTCACGATGGTCACGACGTCCGTCCCGGAAGGCGAGACGGCCCACCGATTCGGCAATGTCGTTCTCGACGACGAGCGGCGCGTCACCGAGTTCGCGTACAAGCCCGACGAGCCCATCTCGGACGTCGTCACGACGGAAGTCTTCGTGTACGACGCGCCGCACCTCTTCGAGACGCTCGACCGCCTCGCCGCCGCCGGAGAGCTCACAGACTTCGGGCACGAGCTGGTTCCGGCGCTCGTGAGCGAAGGCCGCGCGTTCGCTTACCCCTTCGAAGGGTACTGGCGCGACGTCGGGACGCTCGACGCGTACTGGGAGGCGCACCAGCAACTCCTCGCCGGCAAGCTTCCGCCGCTCGACGATCCCGCGTGGCCCACCCTCACGTACCACGCGCCGCGCTCGGCCGCCCGCCTCGAGAAGGGCGCCGTCGTCGAGGACAGCCTCGTCTCCCTCGGGTGCCGCGTCGCCGGACGCGTCGAACGCTCGGTCTTGTCGCCGGGCGTCGTCGTGGAGGCAGGCGCGGTCGTCACGGACAGCGTGCTGCTCAACGACGTCACGGTGCGCGCGAACGCCAAAGTCGAGCGTGCCGTGGTCGACGAAGGCGCCACGATCGACCCGAACGCCTCCGTCGGCACCCCCCATGAGGTGACGCTCGTGCCCGCTCACACGCACGTCGAGGCGGGCGAGCAGCTCGAAGGTGACGATTTGCCAACCGAGCAGGCGCCACGGCGCCTCAATTTGCGGTGA
- the pnp gene encoding polyribonucleotide nucleotidyltransferase: MLEERTNEPQAGAQGTNAGTSGSFPDSKTYTTTLGGRELILETGKVAKLVSGSVTVRYGDTVLLVTAQASDKPSTLDFLPLTVEFEERHYAVGKIPGSFQRREGRPGERAILSARVTDRQIRPLFPKGYRQETQVIITVQSADQQNTPDVLGAIGASAALSISDIPWGGPTACVRVGFLDGQYVVNPTVEQAERSEMELVVAGTREAILMVEAGASEVDEERLVGAIEFAHREMQAVLDLIDQMRADVGKEKFEMIAKVDNSADLVPELAEAARSAGLRDALLTTKKKDRSVALKALRDQLIAERVPDAEAEGATDQIAALKTAFEKVEKTELRRLILEEDLRADGRDTRTVRPIWIQAPYLPRAHGSAMFTRGETQVLGTATLGTERDEILIDDLSAETGDKFLLHYNFPPYSTGEVKRMGGQSRREIGHANLAKRALRAVLPTFETFPYVIRVVGDVLESNGSSSMATVCAGSLSLMDAGVPIKTPVAGVAMGLVMESGRYKILTDILGLEDALGDMDFKVCGTAAGVTALQMDIKITGITPEIMREALAQAKEARLHILGKMAEALPAPRSELSTYAPRILTTKVPVDSIGKIIGPGGKNIRELESLGAQITIDEDGTVRIFSSDASAAQEVLGRISSTTREAKLGEEFDGTVVKTAPFGAFVNLFPGQDGMLHISQMSEERIASVEDVMKVGDKVRVKIANIDDRGKIDLVRPELEGKVPLRAPRESRGGDRGPRREGGDRERRER, translated from the coding sequence ATGTTAGAAGAACGAACGAACGAGCCCCAAGCGGGGGCCCAAGGAACGAACGCCGGCACGAGCGGTTCGTTTCCGGACAGCAAGACGTACACGACGACCCTCGGCGGACGCGAGCTGATTTTGGAGACCGGGAAGGTCGCCAAGCTCGTATCGGGAAGCGTCACGGTGCGCTACGGTGACACGGTCCTGCTCGTCACGGCGCAGGCGAGCGACAAGCCCAGCACCCTCGACTTTCTGCCGCTCACGGTGGAGTTCGAAGAGCGGCACTACGCGGTCGGCAAGATTCCCGGCTCCTTTCAACGGCGCGAGGGTCGGCCTGGCGAGCGCGCCATTTTGAGCGCGCGCGTCACGGACCGGCAAATTCGCCCGCTCTTCCCCAAGGGTTACCGTCAGGAAACGCAAGTCATTATCACGGTGCAAAGCGCCGATCAGCAGAACACGCCCGACGTGCTCGGCGCGATCGGCGCGTCGGCGGCGTTGTCGATCAGCGACATTCCGTGGGGCGGTCCGACCGCGTGCGTGCGCGTGGGCTTTCTCGATGGGCAGTACGTCGTGAATCCCACCGTGGAGCAAGCCGAGCGCAGCGAGATGGAACTCGTCGTGGCGGGCACGCGCGAAGCGATCTTGATGGTGGAGGCGGGCGCCTCGGAAGTCGACGAGGAGCGCTTGGTCGGCGCGATCGAGTTCGCGCACCGCGAAATGCAGGCCGTCCTCGACCTCATCGATCAAATGCGCGCGGACGTCGGCAAAGAGAAGTTCGAGATGATCGCGAAGGTGGACAACTCGGCGGACCTCGTGCCGGAACTCGCCGAAGCGGCGAGAAGCGCGGGCTTGCGCGACGCCTTGCTGACGACCAAGAAGAAGGACCGTAGCGTGGCGCTCAAGGCCCTGCGCGATCAACTCATCGCCGAGCGCGTGCCCGACGCCGAAGCGGAAGGCGCCACGGACCAGATCGCCGCCCTCAAGACGGCGTTCGAGAAGGTCGAAAAAACCGAGCTTCGCCGCCTCATCCTGGAGGAGGATCTTCGCGCCGACGGGCGTGACACGCGCACCGTCCGTCCGATCTGGATTCAGGCGCCGTACTTGCCGCGCGCCCACGGGAGCGCGATGTTCACGCGCGGCGAGACGCAAGTGCTCGGTACGGCGACCCTCGGCACGGAACGCGACGAGATCCTCATCGACGACCTCTCGGCCGAGACGGGCGACAAGTTCTTGCTGCACTACAACTTCCCGCCGTACTCGACGGGAGAAGTCAAACGCATGGGCGGACAGTCACGCCGCGAGATCGGCCACGCGAACCTCGCCAAGCGCGCTCTTCGCGCGGTCTTGCCGACCTTCGAAACGTTTCCGTACGTGATTCGCGTCGTGGGCGACGTGCTGGAATCCAACGGGTCGAGCTCCATGGCGACGGTGTGCGCGGGCAGTCTGTCGCTGATGGACGCGGGCGTACCGATCAAGACGCCCGTGGCAGGCGTCGCGATGGGCCTCGTGATGGAGAGCGGACGCTACAAGATCCTGACGGACATTCTGGGTTTGGAAGACGCGTTGGGCGACATGGACTTCAAGGTGTGTGGAACCGCCGCGGGCGTGACGGCCTTGCAGATGGACATCAAGATCACGGGAATCACGCCCGAGATCATGCGCGAAGCGCTCGCGCAAGCCAAGGAAGCGAGGCTGCACATCCTCGGCAAAATGGCCGAGGCGCTGCCCGCGCCGCGAAGCGAGCTCAGCACGTACGCGCCGCGTATTCTCACGACGAAAGTTCCTGTCGACTCGATCGGCAAGATCATCGGCCCGGGCGGCAAGAACATTCGTGAACTCGAATCGCTCGGCGCGCAGATCACCATCGACGAGGACGGCACCGTCCGCATCTTCAGCTCGGACGCGAGCGCCGCGCAGGAAGTCCTGGGCCGCATCTCCAGCACCACGCGCGAAGCGAAGCTCGGCGAGGAGTTCGACGGAACGGTCGTGAAGACCGCGCCGTTCGGAGCGTTCGTCAACCTCTTCCCCGGTCAAGACGGCATGCTGCACATCTCACAGATGAGCGAGGAGCGCATCGCTTCGGTCGAGGACGTCATGAAGGTCGGCGACAAGGTTCGCGTGAAGATCGCGAACATCGACGATCGCGGCAAGATCGACCTCGTGCGTCCGGAACTCGAAGGCAAGGTGCCGCTTCGCGCCCCGCGCGAAAGTCGCGGCGGCGACCGTGGGCCGCGCCGTGAAGGCGGCGACCGCGAGCGACGCGAGCGCTGA
- a CDS encoding cupin domain-containing protein: protein MTDTTVKKIHSQNSPKGPMGQKYLVNGKSLSMRMWENEAPSEGDEPHTRDYETVGFVISGRAELRISGSTILLEPGDSWVVPKGAEHAYRILESFTAVEATHPPAEMHGRDE from the coding sequence ATGACGGACACGACCGTGAAGAAGATCCACTCGCAGAACTCGCCGAAAGGGCCGATGGGCCAGAAGTATCTCGTCAACGGCAAGAGTCTTTCGATGCGCATGTGGGAGAACGAGGCGCCGAGCGAAGGAGACGAGCCGCACACCCGCGACTACGAGACGGTCGGCTTCGTGATTTCGGGCCGCGCGGAACTGCGAATCTCCGGCTCGACGATTCTGCTGGAGCCGGGCGACTCGTGGGTCGTGCCCAAGGGAGCCGAGCACGCCTACCGAATCTTGGAGTCCTTCACGGCGGTCGAAGCGACGCATCCGCCCGCCGAAATGCACGGCCGCGACGAGTGA
- the purF gene encoding amidophosphoribosyltransferase — protein sequence MIFDPATDKPQDECGVFGIYSPQPADIAWLTYLGLFALQHRGQEAAGICVSDGERFLVEKDLGLVSQVFDETRLDKLRLGTARVGIGHVRYSTTGSNLRFNAQPLTVRTNKGILGLAHNGNFVNAREMRQEMLDDGVLFQTTNDSEVLLNRIARLSKLDLVEATARAMKEMRGGYAVVLMSRTQLLGFRDPNGVRPLCIGQRGDGAWVMASEPSALFSVGAKFVRDVAPGELVWADRDGLHSLMVIPGHQPTACSFEWIYFARADSFVDTVDVHEARIRMGQALALESHVDADIVVPVPDSGIGAAIGYARASGIHFDYGLYKNPYAGRTFIAPTQEARELKVKLKLSPTSAVRGKRVVLVDDSIVRGTTSRQIVNLLREAGATEVHFRVSSPPIKHPCFYGIDTAARKELVASTHTIEEIRAMIGADSLAFISEEGLRASIRGPGVCLACFNGQYPAGIPLENDLNKLALEV from the coding sequence GTGATTTTCGATCCCGCCACGGACAAGCCGCAAGACGAGTGCGGCGTGTTCGGCATCTACTCGCCGCAACCTGCCGACATCGCCTGGTTGACGTACCTCGGCCTTTTCGCGTTGCAGCATCGCGGGCAGGAAGCGGCGGGCATTTGCGTGTCGGACGGCGAGCGCTTCCTCGTCGAGAAGGACCTCGGCCTCGTGTCGCAGGTGTTCGACGAAACGCGGCTCGACAAGTTGCGGCTCGGCACGGCGCGCGTCGGAATCGGGCACGTGCGCTACTCCACGACGGGCAGCAACTTGCGCTTCAACGCGCAGCCGCTCACGGTTCGCACGAACAAAGGCATTCTCGGCCTCGCGCACAACGGCAACTTCGTGAACGCCCGCGAGATGCGTCAAGAAATGCTCGACGACGGCGTGCTCTTCCAAACGACGAACGACTCGGAGGTGCTGCTCAACCGCATCGCACGCCTCTCGAAGCTCGACCTCGTGGAGGCGACGGCGCGCGCCATGAAGGAGATGCGCGGCGGCTACGCGGTCGTGCTGATGAGCCGCACGCAACTTCTGGGCTTCCGCGACCCGAACGGCGTGCGCCCTCTGTGCATCGGGCAGCGTGGCGACGGCGCGTGGGTGATGGCGTCCGAGCCGAGCGCCTTGTTCTCCGTCGGGGCGAAGTTCGTGCGGGACGTGGCTCCGGGCGAACTGGTGTGGGCCGACCGCGACGGACTGCATTCCCTCATGGTGATTCCCGGGCACCAGCCGACGGCGTGCTCGTTCGAGTGGATCTATTTTGCGCGGGCGGACTCGTTCGTGGACACGGTGGATGTGCACGAGGCGCGCATTCGCATGGGGCAGGCGCTCGCGCTCGAATCGCACGTGGACGCCGACATCGTCGTGCCCGTACCCGACAGCGGCATCGGCGCGGCGATCGGGTACGCGCGGGCGAGCGGCATCCACTTCGATTACGGCTTGTACAAGAATCCGTACGCGGGCCGCACCTTCATCGCGCCGACGCAAGAAGCGCGCGAGCTCAAGGTGAAGCTCAAACTCTCGCCGACGTCGGCCGTGCGCGGCAAGCGCGTCGTCCTCGTCGACGACTCGATCGTGCGCGGCACTACCAGCCGTCAGATCGTGAACTTGCTGCGAGAAGCGGGCGCGACGGAAGTACACTTTCGCGTCTCCAGCCCGCCCATCAAACACCCGTGCTTCTACGGAATCGACACGGCGGCCCGCAAGGAGCTCGTGGCGAGCACGCACACCATCGAGGAAATTCGCGCGATGATCGGGGCGGACTCGCTCGCGTTCATCTCCGAGGAGGGCTTGCGCGCTTCCATTCGCGGTCCCGGCGTGTGCCTGGCGTGCTTCAACGGTCAGTACCCGGCAGGCATTCCGCTCGAAAACGACCTCAACAAGCTCGCGCTGGAAGTTTGA
- the purL gene encoding phosphoribosylformylglycinamidine synthase subunit PurL, whose translation MTQIASLRDRAATFGLTVEEFDLLVSRIGREPNALEAAIVGAMWSEHCGYKNSRPLFGVFPTTGPQVLQGPGENAGVVDIGDGLGVAFKMESHNHPSAVEPVQGAATGVGGILRDIFAMGARPFAVLDSLRFGDPASARTRFLVNGVVEGISHYGNAIGVPTVGGEVTFHPSYQENPLVNVMALGLLKHEDLAKGTMGAVGNQIVYVGSKTGRDGLGGAVFASADLSDASQADRPAVQVGDPFMEKLLLEATLEAIERGLVAGVQDMGAAGLVSSTCEMAYRAGLGVDMDLDKVPTRETGMVPMELCLSESQERMVLVPVPGLERELIDLLAKWELDVVVIGEVAAHDKYRLFWRGEVVCDLPVSVLNEAPKYTREGVESDEIKAKRERDLSGVPMPEDFSSVLLSLLAHPTIASKRSIFERYDHQVMTNTVLVPGAADAAVLRVKGTAKGVAATSDCNPRFVYLDPYVGAAAAVAEAARNLACVGATPLAITDNLNFGNPHRPDVYYQLQQATKGIGDACRALNTPVTGGNVSLYNQYVEEGRTVAIHPTPTIGMVGVLPNVDERAATAFAKGAHTLYVLGHLTDEIGASQYLESVHGLEAGRVPTLDLDLEKRVIAGILALIRGGLTRTAHDCSEGGLAVALAEMAIASGAGVTVSIDAEGRADGLLFGEAHSRIVTAIAVGKEEQAERVLRDLDVPFARVGFVGGENVAISLPRQAVHFGVTLDAAQHAYEHALKEVLG comes from the coding sequence GTGACGCAAATCGCTTCCCTGCGTGACCGCGCCGCCACCTTCGGCTTGACGGTCGAGGAGTTCGACTTGCTCGTGTCGCGCATCGGCCGCGAGCCGAACGCGCTCGAAGCGGCCATCGTCGGCGCCATGTGGTCCGAGCACTGCGGCTACAAGAACTCGCGTCCGCTGTTCGGCGTCTTCCCGACGACCGGGCCGCAAGTGCTGCAAGGGCCGGGCGAGAACGCGGGCGTCGTGGACATCGGCGACGGTCTCGGCGTGGCGTTCAAGATGGAAAGCCACAACCATCCCAGCGCCGTCGAGCCGGTGCAAGGCGCGGCGACGGGCGTGGGCGGCATCCTGCGCGACATCTTCGCGATGGGCGCGCGGCCGTTCGCGGTTCTCGACTCTTTGCGCTTCGGCGATCCGGCGAGCGCCCGCACGCGCTTTCTCGTGAACGGCGTGGTGGAAGGCATCTCGCATTACGGCAACGCGATCGGCGTGCCGACCGTGGGCGGCGAGGTAACCTTTCACCCGTCGTATCAGGAAAACCCGCTCGTGAACGTCATGGCGCTCGGGCTGCTCAAGCACGAGGATCTCGCCAAGGGCACGATGGGCGCGGTCGGCAACCAGATCGTGTACGTCGGCTCCAAGACGGGCCGTGACGGGCTCGGCGGCGCGGTGTTCGCTTCGGCCGACCTCAGCGACGCGTCGCAAGCGGACCGTCCCGCCGTGCAAGTCGGCGATCCGTTCATGGAAAAGTTGCTGCTGGAAGCGACTTTGGAGGCCATCGAACGCGGCCTCGTCGCGGGCGTGCAGGACATGGGCGCGGCGGGCCTCGTGTCGTCTACGTGCGAAATGGCGTACCGAGCGGGGCTCGGCGTGGACATGGACCTCGACAAGGTGCCGACGCGCGAAACGGGCATGGTTCCGATGGAGCTTTGCCTCTCCGAGTCGCAGGAACGCATGGTGCTGGTGCCCGTGCCGGGCCTCGAGCGAGAGCTCATCGACTTGCTCGCGAAGTGGGAGTTGGACGTCGTGGTCATCGGCGAGGTCGCGGCCCACGACAAGTACCGCCTGTTCTGGCGGGGCGAGGTCGTGTGCGACTTGCCCGTCAGCGTCCTCAACGAGGCCCCGAAGTACACGCGTGAAGGCGTGGAAAGCGACGAGATCAAGGCCAAGCGCGAGCGCGACTTGAGCGGCGTGCCGATGCCCGAGGACTTCTCGTCCGTGCTGCTGAGCCTCCTGGCGCATCCGACGATCGCGTCTAAGCGCTCCATCTTCGAGCGGTACGACCATCAAGTCATGACGAACACGGTGCTGGTTCCCGGCGCGGCGGACGCTGCCGTTCTGCGCGTCAAGGGCACGGCGAAGGGCGTGGCGGCCACGTCCGATTGCAATCCGCGCTTCGTGTACCTCGATCCGTACGTCGGCGCGGCGGCGGCGGTCGCGGAGGCCGCGCGCAATCTCGCGTGCGTCGGCGCGACGCCCCTCGCGATCACCGACAACCTCAACTTCGGCAATCCGCACCGCCCGGACGTGTACTACCAACTTCAGCAGGCGACGAAAGGCATCGGCGACGCTTGCCGCGCGTTGAACACGCCCGTCACGGGCGGCAACGTCAGCCTCTACAACCAATACGTCGAGGAAGGCCGGACCGTCGCCATTCATCCCACGCCAACGATCGGCATGGTGGGCGTCTTGCCGAACGTCGACGAGCGGGCCGCGACCGCCTTCGCGAAAGGCGCTCACACCTTGTACGTCCTCGGACACCTCACGGACGAGATCGGCGCGTCGCAGTACCTCGAAAGCGTCCACGGATTGGAAGCGGGCCGCGTGCCGACGCTCGACCTCGACCTCGAAAAGCGCGTGATCGCAGGCATCCTCGCCTTGATTCGCGGCGGCCTCACGAGGACGGCCCACGACTGCTCGGAAGGCGGCCTCGCGGTCGCCCTCGCCGAGATGGCCATCGCGAGCGGCGCGGGCGTCACGGTCTCCATCGATGCCGAAGGGCGGGCGGACGGTTTGTTGTTCGGCGAGGCGCACTCGCGAATCGTCACGGCGATTGCCGTCGGCAAGGAAGAGCAAGCCGAGCGGGTCTTGCGCGACCTCGACGTGCCTTTCGCCCGCGTCGGATTCGTGGGTGGTGAGAACGTCGCTATTTCCCTGCCTCGTCAGGCCGTACACTTCGGCGTGACCCTCGACGCCGCGCAGCACGCCTACGAGCACGCCTTGAAAGAGGTACTCGGGTGA
- a CDS encoding DinB family protein: MTTETTTYGIKDVLLEQFKTEATAFVKALDGIDDEVFETAPSGGGHSPAWHALHIAEWTRLLLSDLAGEPAGGTFGFLGWEDQAWVKKLTGPTEATEQDGKPIVMYVLNRTFSQIGVALSALASDRFTPDAKLRTPIGERPLIASVTGTVRHIAYHRGQVKIGQVHG, encoded by the coding sequence GTGACGACGGAAACGACGACGTACGGCATCAAGGACGTGCTGCTCGAACAGTTCAAGACGGAGGCGACGGCGTTCGTGAAAGCGCTCGACGGCATCGACGACGAGGTGTTCGAGACGGCGCCTTCGGGTGGCGGTCACTCGCCCGCGTGGCACGCGCTTCACATCGCCGAGTGGACGCGCCTTCTGCTCTCGGACCTCGCCGGAGAACCGGCGGGCGGTACCTTCGGCTTTCTCGGCTGGGAAGACCAAGCGTGGGTCAAGAAGCTCACCGGCCCGACCGAGGCGACCGAACAGGACGGCAAACCGATCGTGATGTACGTGCTCAACCGCACCTTCTCGCAAATCGGTGTCGCGCTTTCGGCCCTCGCGTCCGACCGCTTCACGCCCGACGCGAAGCTTCGCACGCCGATCGGCGAACGGCCCCTCATCGCTTCGGTGACGGGCACCGTTCGGCACATCGCTTACCACCGCGGGCAAGTCAAGATCGGACAGGTGCACGGGTGA
- the purQ gene encoding phosphoribosylformylglycinamidine synthase subunit PurQ codes for MNVAVIQFPGSNCDADAVNAVRVMGGEARLVWHTEDSLGNVDAVILPGGFSYGDHLRSGAIAARSPIMASVKAFAERGGPVLGICNGFQILCEAGLLPGALARNGHLHFVCRPVRLRVESTSSVFTSEYAPRQELTVPVAHGEGNYYAEAATIERLLGEGRVAFRYLDNPNGSLNDIAGIVSERGNVLGMMPHPERVVESVLGGTDGRGVFEGLFKAVVK; via the coding sequence GTGAACGTCGCCGTCATTCAATTTCCCGGTTCGAACTGCGACGCGGACGCCGTGAACGCCGTGCGTGTCATGGGCGGCGAGGCGAGGCTCGTGTGGCACACCGAAGACAGCCTCGGCAACGTCGACGCGGTGATCTTGCCAGGCGGATTCAGCTACGGTGATCACCTTCGAAGCGGCGCGATCGCCGCGCGCAGTCCGATCATGGCGAGCGTGAAGGCCTTCGCGGAACGAGGCGGTCCGGTCCTCGGAATCTGCAACGGCTTCCAGATTTTGTGCGAGGCGGGCTTGCTGCCGGGCGCCCTCGCCCGAAACGGCCATCTGCATTTCGTGTGCCGTCCCGTGCGCCTGCGGGTCGAGAGCACGTCGAGCGTCTTCACGAGCGAGTACGCGCCAAGGCAAGAACTCACGGTTCCCGTCGCGCACGGAGAAGGCAACTACTACGCGGAAGCGGCGACCATCGAGCGGCTGCTCGGTGAGGGACGCGTGGCGTTTCGGTACCTAGACAATCCGAACGGCTCCCTGAACGACATCGCTGGGATCGTCAGCGAGCGCGGCAACGTCCTCGGAATGATGCCGCACCCCGAGCGGGTCGTGGAGTCGGTGTTGGGCGGCACGGACGGGCGAGGCGTGTTCGAAGGGCTTTTCAAGGCGGTGGTGAAGTGA
- the purS gene encoding phosphoribosylformylglycinamidine synthase subunit PurS — protein MKYHVQVFVSLKPSILDPQGRTVERALSHLGHENVSGVRVGKLVEMVMEGERAAVEAQARALAETVLSNPVMESFRVEVRELAGA, from the coding sequence GTGAAGTACCACGTGCAAGTGTTCGTGTCTCTCAAGCCGTCCATTCTCGATCCGCAAGGTCGCACGGTGGAACGCGCCTTGTCTCACCTCGGTCACGAAAACGTGTCGGGCGTGCGCGTCGGGAAGCTCGTCGAGATGGTAATGGAAGGCGAACGCGCCGCCGTGGAGGCGCAAGCGCGCGCGCTCGCCGAGACGGTGCTGTCCAATCCCGTGATGGAGTCGTTTCGCGTGGAAGTGCGCGAGTTGGCAGGCGCCTGA
- the purC gene encoding phosphoribosylaminoimidazolesuccinocarboxamide synthase, which yields MKGELRYEGKAKRVYATQNPAEYVVEYKDDATAFNAQKRGTIQGKGAVNNAITAALFPQLEAAGVPTHFIERLSEREQRVKAVEIVPVEVVVRNVAAGSFSKRLGLTEGAPLSLPVVELYYKSDVLGDPMINEDAAVALGWASREDLSVIRDLALKVNAFLAPFFQARGIRLVDFKLEFGKTLDGQIVLADEISPDTCRFWDAASGEKLDKDRFRRDLGGVEDAYQEMLRRVLADAPTGDVKEPA from the coding sequence ATGAAGGGTGAACTGCGGTACGAGGGCAAGGCGAAGCGTGTGTACGCGACTCAGAATCCGGCGGAGTACGTCGTGGAGTACAAGGACGACGCGACGGCCTTCAACGCGCAAAAGCGCGGCACGATTCAAGGCAAGGGCGCCGTGAACAACGCGATCACGGCCGCGCTCTTTCCGCAACTGGAAGCGGCGGGCGTCCCGACGCACTTCATCGAGCGCCTGTCCGAGCGCGAACAGCGCGTCAAGGCGGTGGAGATCGTGCCCGTGGAGGTGGTGGTGCGCAACGTCGCCGCCGGGTCGTTCAGCAAACGCCTCGGCCTGACCGAAGGCGCGCCGCTTTCCCTGCCCGTCGTGGAGCTGTACTACAAGAGCGACGTCTTGGGCGATCCGATGATCAACGAGGACGCGGCGGTCGCGTTGGGGTGGGCGTCGCGCGAGGACTTGAGCGTGATTCGCGACCTCGCCTTGAAGGTCAACGCCTTCCTCGCGCCGTTCTTTCAGGCGCGAGGTATTCGCCTCGTGGACTTCAAGTTGGAGTTCGGCAAGACGCTCGACGGGCAAATCGTCTTGGCGGACGAGATCAGCCCGGACACCTGCCGCTTTTGGGATGCCGCGAGCGGCGAGAAGCTCGACAAGGACCGTTTCCGCCGTGACCTCGGCGGAGTCGAGGACGCTTATCAGGAGATGTTGCGCCGCGTTCTCGCGGACGCGCCGACCGGCGACGTGAAGGAGCCCGCGTGA
- a CDS encoding LptA/OstA family protein: protein MKKAQSLLVLAALSTLAVAQTSNSRIIEIEGNISGDLRNGPINFTGTASDPVKATVSTLKINALRAVFSAPTGTPITNARGKRTAEFSDAVTVTRGRLTAKGSSLTYSEVEGSGTLRGNASAVFRPQQADQDPVNITANAMSFDVDTNMSTSRGDVKLVSGSQTGTGDQLVFDENREVGVITGGVAMNRAAKGNQKALTISGEEARVQTDDKLVYMKGKVRVVSGSITTTGNEMYYDDAKNIAVIVGNAVSVEKTASGNRTVRGPAIEQRTDLGRVRQLTSYKIDTSKFKLSNEK, encoded by the coding sequence ATGAAGAAAGCTCAATCCCTGCTCGTTCTCGCTGCCTTGTCCACGCTCGCCGTCGCTCAGACGAGCAACAGTCGTATCATCGAGATCGAAGGCAACATCTCGGGCGATTTGCGCAACGGCCCCATCAACTTCACCGGGACGGCGTCCGATCCGGTCAAGGCGACGGTGAGCACCCTCAAGATCAACGCGCTGCGCGCCGTCTTCTCGGCGCCGACCGGCACGCCGATCACCAACGCGCGTGGAAAGCGCACCGCCGAGTTCAGCGACGCGGTCACCGTCACGCGCGGTCGCCTCACGGCGAAGGGCAGCAGCCTCACCTACTCCGAAGTCGAGGGCAGCGGCACCTTGCGCGGCAACGCCTCGGCCGTCTTCCGCCCCCAACAAGCCGACCAGGACCCTGTCAACATCACCGCCAACGCCATGAGCTTCGACGTCGACACGAACATGAGCACGTCGCGCGGCGACGTGAAGCTCGTGAGCGGCAGCCAGACGGGCACGGGCGATCAGCTGGTATTCGACGAGAACCGCGAAGTCGGCGTCATCACGGGCGGCGTCGCCATGAACCGGGCCGCCAAGGGCAACCAAAAGGCCCTCACGATCTCGGGTGAAGAAGCGCGCGTGCAGACGGACGACAAGCTCGTGTACATGAAGGGCAAGGTGCGCGTCGTGTCGGGAAGCATCACGACGACGGGCAACGAGATGTACTACGACGACGCGAAGAACATCGCCGTGATCGTCGGGAACGCCGTGAGCGTTGAGAAGACCGCGAGCGGCAACCGCACGGTTCGCGGCCCCGCCATCGAACAGCGCACGGATCTCGGCCGTGTGCGACAGCTCACGAGCTACAAGATCGACACGAGCAAGTTCAAGCTGTCGAACGAGAAGTAA